Part of the Georgenia sp. TF02-10 genome, CCACGAGGCCACCGTGTCCAAGGTGAGCGAGGACCAGCTCTTCTACCTCATGTCCCGCGGCATGCCGGAGACCGAGGCGATGGCGATGATCGTGCGCGGTTTCGTCGAGCCCATCGCGCGCGAGCTCCCGATGGAGTACGCCCTCGAGCTGAACCGCCTGATCGAGCTGCAGATGGAAGGGGCCGTCGGCTGATGACCGCCACCACCGAGAACCTGTCCACCGACCACTCCCGCGCCACCGCCGACGGCGCCCACGCCCACGGCGCCGGGACCCACCCGGAGAGCTCGCGCGGCGACCGGCGCAGCTCCTTCGCCCTCGCCGACTTCCCCGTGCCCACCGGCCGGGAGGAGGACTGGCGCTTCTCCCCGGTGGACCGCTTCCAGCGGATCTTCGCCAGCGGGCTGACCGGCGCCGGCCCCACCGTGACGGTGCAGAAGGACGACGCCGTGCGGGTGGAGCGGGTCGGCCGGGACGACCCGCGCCTGGGCGTGGCCGGCGCCCCCGGGGACCGGGCGGCCGCGGCCGCCTGGGAGTCCTTCGGCGAGGCCACCGTGGTGACCGTGCCCCGCGGGCACGCCGGCGGGCGGCACACCTACCTGGCCGTCCACGGCGACGAGGCCACCGCCGCGGCGCCCGCCGCCCAGCACCTCCTCGTCGTCGCCGAGGAGCTCTCCGAGTCCCTCGTCGTCCTGGACCACTCCGGCACCGCCGAGGTGGCCCAGACCGTGGAGGTCGACGTCCGTGACGGCGCCCACCTCACCCTGGTCAGCGTCCAGGACTGGGCGGCCGGGACGGTGCACCTGGCCGCCCACCGGGTCCGGCTGGGCCGGGACGCCCACCTCAAGCACATCGTCGTCACCCTCGGCGGGGACGCGGTGCGGGTCACCACCGACGCCGCGTTCACCGCCCCCGGCGCCGACGTGGAGCTGCTCGGGCTGTACTTCACCGACGCCGGCCAGCACCAGGAGCACCGCCTCTTCGTCGACCACGCGGTGGAGTCCTGCCGGTCCCGGGCCACCTACAAGGGCGCCCTGCAGGGCACCGACGCGCACGCGGTGTGGGTCGGGGACGTCCTGATCCGCAAGGAGGCCGAGGGCACCGACACCTACGAGCTCAACCGCAACCTGGTGCTGACCGAGGGCGCTCGGGCCGACTCGGTGCCGAACCTGGAGATCGAGACAGGGGAGATCGAGGGCGCCGGGCACGCCTCGGCCACCGGCCGGTTCGACGACGAGCAGCTGTTCTACCTGCGCTCGCGCGGCATCCCCGAGGCCGACGCCCGCCGGCTCGTCGTGCGCGGCTTCTTCGCCGAGCTCATCGCCCAGATCGGCGTCCCGCTCGTCCAGGACCGGCTGATGGCCGCGATCGAGGAGGAGCTGGACCGGACCATGGCGGCCGCCGGATGACCGCCCAGCACGCCTGCGACCTGACCGACCTCGATCCCGGGGAGGCGCTGCGCCTGGAGCTCGACGGGCCCGACGGCGCCCCGCTGCCGGTCGCCGTCGTCCGGGACGAGGAGGGGGACTACCACGCCATCTCCGACGTCTGCTCGCACGGGCAGGTCAGCCTGTCCGACGGCGAGGTGGAGGGCCGGACCATCGAGTGCTGGCTGCACGGGTCCACCTTCGACCTCGCCACCGGCCGGCCGCTCAGCCTGCCGGCCACCCAGCCCGTGCCGGTCTACCCGGTGACCCTCGACGGCGACCACGTGCTGGTCGACGTCGACGTCACGGCCGCCGTCGGCTGAGACCCGTCGGCCGTCGGCTGAGAGCCGGCCGCCGTCGACCGACCGCCGCCGGCCGCCTGGCCGGACCGGCCGCCGTCGCGAAGCCCGGCCGCCGTCGCCAACCCCGTTCCGCACCGAAGAGTCCGCACCGAAGAGAAGGACCCGCATGTCCACCCTTGAGATCAAGAACCTGCACGTCTCCGTCGAGACCAACGACGGCCCCAAGCCCATCCTCCGCGGCGCCGACCTGACCCTGGCCTCGGGGGAGATCCACGCCATCATGGGCCCCAACGGCTCGGGCAAGTCCACCCTCGCCTACTCCATCGCCGGGCACCCCAAGTACACCGTCACCGACGGGCAGGTCCTCCTCGACGGGGAGGACGTCCTGGGCATGACCGTGGACGAGCGCGCCCGCGCCGGCCTCTTCCTCGCCATGCAGTACCCGGTGGAGGTCCCCGGGGTGACGGTGTCGAACTTCCTGCGCACCGCCAAGACCGCGATCACCGGCGAGGCGCCCGCGCTGCGGAAGTGGGTCGGGGACGTCAAGGACGCCATGACCAAGCTGCGGATGGACCCCGAGTTCGCCCAGCGGGACGTCAACCACGGCTTCTCCGGCGGGGAGAAGAAGCGCCACGAGATCCTCCAGCTCGAGCTCCTCCAGCCCAAGTTCGCCATCCTGGACGAGACCGACTCCGGGCTCGACGTCGACGCGCTGCGGGTCGTCTCCGAGGGCGTCAACCGGGTCCACGGGCAGACCGGCCTGGGCGTCATGCTGATCACCCACTACACCCGGATCCTGCAGTACATCCACCCCGACCACGTCCACGTCTTCGTCGACGGCCGGGTCGCCGAGCAGGGCGGCCCCGAGCTCGCCGAGCGGCTCGAGGCCGAGGGCTACGACCGGTACCTCACCACCACCGTCTGAGAGGCCCGCATGACCACTGCCGCACCCGACCAGCTCCGCGCCGGCCCCGCCGCCCTGACCGCGGCGGAGCTGGCGGCGGTGCGCGCGGACTTCCCGCTGCTGGACCGGACCGTCCGTGACGGCCGCCCGCTGGTCTACCTGGACACCGCCGCCACCAGCCAGAAGCCCACCTGCGTGCTGGACGCGGAGCAGGACTTCTACACCCGGCACAACGCCGCCGTGCACCGCGGCGCGCACCAGCTCGCCGAGGAGGCCACCGAGTCCTTCGAGGCCGCCCGGGCCACCGTCGCCGCCTTCGTCGGCGCCGACCCCGGGGAGATCGTCTGGACCAAGAACGCCACCGAGGGCATCAACCTGGTGGCCTACGCCCTGTCCAACGCCACCCTGGGGCGCGGCGGGTCGGCGGCGCGCGAGCGCTTCGGCCTCGGCCCCGGGGACGAGGTGGTGGTCACCGAGGCCGAGCACCACGCCAACCTGGTGCCCTGGCAGGAGCTGTGCGCCCGGACCGGGGCCACCCTGCGCTGGATCGGGCTGACCGAGGAGGGCCGGCTCGACCCGGGCACCTACGACGTCATCACCGAGCGCACCAAGGTGGTGGCGCTGACCCACGCCTCCAACGTCACCGGCGCGGTCAGCCCGGTGGCCGACGTCGTGGCCCGGGCCCGCGCCGCCGGCGCCCTGGTGGTGCTGGACGCCTGCCAGTCCGTCCCGCACCTGCCGGTGGACCTGCGCGCCCTGGACGTGGACTTCGCGGTCTTCTCCGGGCACAAGATGCTCGGGCCGACCGGCGTCGGGGTGCTCTACGGCCGGGCCGACCTGCTCGCCGCCCTGCCCCCGGTCCTGACCGGCGGGTCCATGGTCGAGGTGGTCACCATGGAGTCCACCACCTACGCCGCCCCGCCCGCCCGGTTCGAGGCCGGCACCCAGATGGTCGCCCAGGCGGTGGGGCTGGCCGCCGCCGCGGACTACCTCACCGAGCTCGGCCGGGACGCCGTCGCCGGCCACGAGGCGGCGCTGACCCGGCTGCTGCTCGACGGCGTCGCCTCCGTCCCCGGCGTGCGGGTCCTCGGCCCCACCGACCCGGCCGACCGGCTCGCCGTCGTCGCCTTCGCGGTGGACGGGGTGCACCCGCACGACGTCGGCCAGGTCCTCGACGACGCCGGCATCGCGGTGCGGGTCGGGCACCACTGCGCCCAGCCGGTGCACCGCCGCCTGGGCGTGACGGCCTCCGCCCGCGCCTCGGCCGGGGTGTACACCACCGCCGCGGAGGTCGAGGCGTTCGTCGACCAGCTCGGCCGGGTCCGCCGCTTCTTCGGGGTGGACCATGGCTGACGCGATGGCCCAGCTCTACCAGCAGGTCATCCTCGACCACGCCCGCGAGCGGCACGGCGCGGGCCGGCTGGAGCGCTACGACGGGGAGTCCTTCCAGGTCAACCCCACCTGCGGGGACCAGGTGACCCTGCAGGTGGAGATGGACCACTCCGCCGGGGTGCCGCGGATCGCCCGGGTGGGCTGGGACGGGCACGGCTGCTCCATCTCCCAGGCGTCGCTGTCCGTCCTCACCGACCTCGTCACCGGCCAGGACGTCGCCACCGCCGACCGGCTCAGCGAGACCTTCCGCGAGCTCATGCACCACCGCGGCGCCGAGCTGGCCCCGGCGGAGCAGGAGTCGCTGGAGGACGCCGGCGCCTTCGTCGGCGTCGCCCGCTACCCGGCCCGGATCAAGTGCGCGCTGCTAGGCTGGATGGCCCTGCGGGACGCGCTCGCGCACGCCCTGACGGCCGACCCGGCGCCCGGCACGACCGGTCCGGATACCGACAAGACCGGCCCGACGGCCGACAAGGCCGGGCCGGCTCGCCAGTCCGACGGCCGACCCGGTACCGCCGCCTGACAGCCCGCCCGGTGCCGCGGCCCTCCGCCCCGGCACCGGCCCCCCTTTCGAAGGAGAGACCCATGAGCGAGACCCTCAACCCCTCGCCGACCACCGCCGCCGACGTCGAGGAGGCGATGCGCGACGTCATCGACCCCGAGCTCGGCATCAACGTCGTCGACCTCGGGCTGGTCTACGGGATCACCGTGGACCAGAACAACGAGGCGGTCATCGACATGACGCTGACCTCCGCCGCGTGCCCGCTCACCGACGTCATCGAGGACCAGGCCGCCGTCGCGCTCGAGGGCCTGGTGGCCGGGGTGCGGATCAACTGGGTCTGGATGCCGCCGTGGGGCTTCGAGAAGATCACCCCGATCGGCCGCGAGCAGCTCCGGGCGCTCGGCTTCAACGTCTGACCGGCAGGGCCGGCGCGGCCGGCGCGGCCGGCGCCTGACCGGGCGGGGCTGGCGTGGCCGGCGTCGGAACGGGGCGCGGCCGGCGCGGCCGTTCCGCCCCACCCGGCCGGTCCCGGGACCGGCCCGCGCGGGCTACGGCTGGTCGACCGCGAAGGTGTCGCAGGCCGCCACCGAGCCCTGCTCGTACCCGGCGGCGAACCACCGCATGCGCTGCTCCGCCGACCCGTGAGTCCACGTCTCGGGGGTGACCTGCTGCCCGGCGCCGGCCTGGATCCGGTCGTCGCCCACCGCCGCGGCGGCGTCGAGCGCGTCCTGCACCTCGGCCCGGGTGGGCTCGACCAGCAGTGGCCGCCCGGTCTGCGGGTCCGGCGTGCTCGCGGCCGCGGCGACCCACAGCCCGGCGTAGCAGTCCGCCTGCAGCTCCAGCCGCACCCCGCCCGACGCCGGCCCGGTGCCCTGCCGGTCGACGCTCGCCATGGTGCCGAGCAGGTTCTGGACGTGGTGGCCGTACTCGTGCGCCACGACGTACTCCTGCGCCAGCGGCGCGTTCTCGGCGCCCAGCTGGCTCTGCAGCTGGTCGAAGAAGCCGGTGTCGAGGTAGACGGTCTGGTCCGGCGGGCAGTAGAACGGGCCGACGGCGGCGGTAGCGCCGCCGCAGCCGGTGGCCACCTGCTCGGTGAAGAGCTGCAGCGCCGGCGCGGTGTACGCCACCTGGGCCTGCTCGGGCAGGGCCGCGCCCCACACGTCGTTCAGGCTCGCGGCGGTCAGCACCATCCGGCAGTCGACAGAGGTGTCGGCCTCCTCCGCAGTGCAGGTGCCCAGGTCCTCGGTGTCCGGCGCGACCGGCTGGCCCCCGGCGACCCCGGACAGGTCCACCCCGGTGAACAGGTACACGACCAGGGCCACCAGCCCCAGGCCACCACCGACCGCGGCCCCGCCCCGCCGCCGCGAGCGGCGCACCCCCTCCCGGCCGGCGTCGGCGCTCGTCCCCCTGGTGAAGCTCATCGTCCTCCTCCTGCGCCGGCGGCCGACGGCGGCCGGGTGCCAGCGTAGGGCGGGCCACCGCGCCGCGCTCCCCGGGCTCCTGGAGCCTGGCCCGGGCAGGTCCGGTGTTCCGCCCGTCGGCGCCTCGGCCGTGCTGCTCCGCGCCCGCCTCGGCCCAGCCGTCGCCGACCACGGGACGGCGCCCGTCCCGTGGCGCTTCCCGGACCGATTGGCGACACTTGTCGCCAAGTCGGACCCCCATCAGAGATGCTGCGGGAAGGGAGCGACGACATGGTTCAGGCAAGACAGCTCCGCACGATCGAGACGGCCATCCCGGCGCGCATGGACCGCCTGCCGTGGTCCAGCTGGCACTGGATGGTGGTCGTCGGCCTGGGCACCGTGTGGATCCTCGACGGGCTGGCCGTCACCATCGTGGGCGCCCTCGGTGGCCGGCTCACGGAACAGGGCAGCGGGCTCGAGCTCACCGCCACCCAGATCGGTGCCACCGGGTCCGCCTACATCGTGGGCGCGTGCCTCGGGGCGCTGTACTTCGGGCGGCTCGCCGACCGGCTCGGCCGCAAGAAGCTGTTCATGATCACGCTCGCGGTGTTCCTCGTCGGGAGCGTGCTCACCGCCTTCTCGATGAACTTCTGGTGGTTCATCGCCATGCGGTTCGTCACCGGCGCCGGCGTGGGCGGGGAGTACTCCGCGATCCACTCCGCCGTCGACGAGCTCATCCCCGCCCGGGTCCGCGGCGCCGTGGACCTCATCATCGGCGGCTCGTACTGGATCGGCACCATCCTGGGGTCGCTGGCATCCGTCCTCCTGCTCAACCCCGAGTGGTTCCCCCTCAACATCGGCTGGCGGTTGGCCTTCGGGCTCGCCTTCGTCATGGGGTTCGCCATCCTGCTCGTGCGCCGGCACGTGCCGGAGAGCCCCCGCTGGCTGTTCCTCCACGGGTACGAGGGCGAGGCCGAGCGTGTGACCGCGGAGATCGAGCGCCAGGTGGTGGAGTCCACCGGGCAGGAGCTCATCCCGCCCCGGCGGACCATCCGCATCAAGCAGCGCCCGCCCATGGGCATCGGCGAGATCGCCGGCGTCGTGTTCCGGATGTACCCGAAGCGCACGTTCGTCTCCCTCGCCCTGTTCACCGGCCAGGCGTTCCTCTACAACGCGATCTTCTTCACCTACGCGCTCGTGCTGACCGAGATCTACGGCGTCGCCGCCTCGAACGTCGGCTGGTACCTCATCCCGTTCGCCGTGGGGAACTTCCTCGGCCCGTTGCTGCTCGGGCGGTTCTTCGACACGATCGGCCGCAAGCCGATGATCGCGGGCACCTACATCCTCTCCGGCGTCCTGCTCGTGATCACCGGCGTCCTGTTCCAGAACGGCACCCTCGACGCGATGACCCAGACTGTCGCGTGGTGCATCATCTTCTTCTTCGCCTCCGCCGGGGCCAGCGCCGCGTACCTGACGGTCTCCGAGATCTTCCCGATGGAGACCCGCGCGATGGCCATCGCGTTCTTCTACGCCACCGGCACCATCGTCGGTGGCTTCGGCGGCCCGCTGCTGTTCGGTGCGCTCATCCAGAGCGGTGAGCCTAGCCAGATCTTCATCGGCTACGTCGTGGGCGCCGCCGTGATGATCCTCGGCGGCATCATCCAGGCGACCATGGGCGTCGAGGCCGCCCAGCGGGACCTGGAGGACATCGCGCCGCCGCTGTCGGCCACCGAGGAAGAGCTCAGCGAGCCGGGCGAGGAGGCCGACCCGTACACGCTCGGCCGGGGCCAGGCGCGCGGCGAGGCGCACACCGAGCCGGGCACCGACCCGACCGAGACCCCGCGGCACCGGACACCTGGAGGTGAATGATGAGCCCGGCATACTCGCCCTTCCTCGGGACCTCGTCGGAGGACGCGGACGAGAACGAGTGGTGGCTCAGGCGCGAGATCAACCTGATCCAGAACCTCCTAAAGGAGGAAGGGGAGCAGGACCAGAAGTACATCGGGGACAAGCTCGGCCAGAAGTACTGGGGGCCCATGCGGTTCCGCCACGCGCTCAAGGCCGGCGTGCAGCGCGGGGCGTTCCGCAAGGTCGGGCGCAACAGGTACGCCCTCTGAACCCTCGCGCGCCGAGTCCCCGGCAGCGGCGGGCGTCCCGACGGTGCCCGCCGCCGCCCGGTGCGCGCCGCACATGGTTACCGGTGCCGCGGGTCAGGCCTGCCCGCGCGCCGTGCCCGCGTGCTCTGCCCGCGTGCTCTGCCCGCGCGCCGTGCCCGCGTGCTCTGCCCGCGCGCCCTGCTGCCCGGCGCCTGGCTCCGCTGGTCCGCCGGCGCCCCCGTACGGCGGTGTGACGAAATAGAGCTATGGCCGGGCGAGGGGCGGCCGTAAACTGGAGCCTGCGCCGTCGCGCCCGCCCCCACCACCCTGCCGAGGTACACCCCTGTGATCACCGCCCACGACGTCTCCCTGCGCATCGGGGCCCGTGAGCTGCTCCACGGGGCCAGCTTCCGCATCGACGCCGGGATGCGGATCGGCCTGGTCGGCCGCAACGGCGCCGGCAAGACCACCCTGACCAAGCTCCTCGCCGGCGAGGACGGGACCTCCGACGTCGTCCAGCACACCGGCCAGATCACCCGCACCGGCGAGATCGGCTACCTGCCGCAGGACCCGCGCACCGGCGACCTGGACCAGCTGGCCCGGGACCGGGTCCTCTCCGCCCGCGGCATCGACACCCTGCAGCGCCGCATTCGCAAGGCCGAGGAGCAGATGGCCACCGCCACCGGCGCCAAGCAGGCCAAGGCGATGGACAAGTACGTCCGCCTCGACGCCGAGTTCACCGCCTCCGGCGGCTGGGCCGCCCAGGCCGAGGCCGCCCGCATCACCGCCGCGCTCGGCCTGCCCGGCCGGGTCCTCGACCAGCCCCTGCACACCCTCTCCGGCGGCCAGCGCCGGCGGGTCGAGCTCGCTCGGATCCTCTTCGCCGGGGCCGGCACCCTGCTGCTGGACGAGCCGACCAACCACCTCGACCACGACTCGATCCTCTGGCTGCGCGACTACCTCAAGACCTACCCGGGCGGCTTCGTCGTCATCAGCCACGACGTCGAGCTGCTGCGCGAGACCGTCACCCACGTGTGGCACCTCGACGCCAACCGTGCGGTGCTCGACGTGTACAGCATGGGCTGGGACGCCTACCTCAAGCAGCGCGAGGCTGACGAGCAGCGGCGCCGGCGGGAGCGGGCCAACGCCGAGAAGAAGGCCGGGCAGCTGATGGCCCAGGCGGACAAGATGCGCGCCAAGGCCACCAAGGCCGTGGCCGCGCAGAACATGGCCCGCCGTGCCGAGCGGATGCTCTCCGGCCTGGAGGAGACCCGCCGCGTCGACAAGGTCGCCCACCTGCGCTTCCCCGACCCCGCGCCGTGCGGGAAGACCCCGCTCATGGCCGAGGGGCTGAGCAAGTCCTATGGGTCGCTCGAGGTCTTCACCGGCGTGGACCTGGCCATCGACCGCGGGTCCCGGGTGGTCATCCTCGGCCTCAACGGCGCGGGCAAGACGACGCTGCTGCGCATCCTCGGCGGCGTGGAGCAGCCGGACACCGGCGCGGTGATCCCCGGCCACGGGCTCAAGGTCGGCTACTACGCCCAGGAGCACGAGACCCTCGACCTGGACCGCACGGTTGTGGAGAACCTCCGCTCGGCCGCCCCGGACCTGGACGACACCGGGGTGCGCAGCGTCCTCGGCTCCTTCCTGTTCTCCGGGGAGGACGCCGACAAGCCCGCGCACGTCCTCTCCGGCGGGGAGAAGACCCGCCTGGCGCTGGCCGTCCTCGTGGTCTCCTCCGCCAACGTCCTGCTCCTGGACGAGCCGACGAACAACCTCGACCCGGCCAGCCGGGCGGAGATCCTCGCCGCGCTGCGCTCGTTCGCCGGCGCCGTCGTCCTGGTCACCCACGACGAGGGGGCGGTCGACGCCCTGCAGCCCGAGCGGGTCCTCCTCCTGCCCGAGGCGGACGAGGACCTGTGGCGCGAGGACTACCTCGAGCTGGTCACGCTCGCCTGACCCGGCAGGGCCGGCGGGTCCGGGCGGCCGGGTGGGTCCTCCGGCGCCGGGCCGGGCGGCGCGCCGTCGACGG contains:
- a CDS encoding SufS family cysteine desulfurase — encoded protein: MTTAAPDQLRAGPAALTAAELAAVRADFPLLDRTVRDGRPLVYLDTAATSQKPTCVLDAEQDFYTRHNAAVHRGAHQLAEEATESFEAARATVAAFVGADPGEIVWTKNATEGINLVAYALSNATLGRGGSAARERFGLGPGDEVVVTEAEHHANLVPWQELCARTGATLRWIGLTEEGRLDPGTYDVITERTKVVALTHASNVTGAVSPVADVVARARAAGALVVLDACQSVPHLPVDLRALDVDFAVFSGHKMLGPTGVGVLYGRADLLAALPPVLTGGSMVEVVTMESTTYAAPPARFEAGTQMVAQAVGLAAAADYLTELGRDAVAGHEAALTRLLLDGVASVPGVRVLGPTDPADRLAVVAFAVDGVHPHDVGQVLDDAGIAVRVGHHCAQPVHRRLGVTASARASAGVYTTAAEVEAFVDQLGRVRRFFGVDHG
- a CDS encoding neutral zinc metallopeptidase; translation: MSFTRGTSADAGREGVRRSRRRGGAAVGGGLGLVALVVYLFTGVDLSGVAGGQPVAPDTEDLGTCTAEEADTSVDCRMVLTAASLNDVWGAALPEQAQVAYTAPALQLFTEQVATGCGGATAAVGPFYCPPDQTVYLDTGFFDQLQSQLGAENAPLAQEYVVAHEYGHHVQNLLGTMASVDRQGTGPASGGVRLELQADCYAGLWVAAAASTPDPQTGRPLLVEPTRAEVQDALDAAAAVGDDRIQAGAGQQVTPETWTHGSAEQRMRWFAAGYEQGSVAACDTFAVDQP
- a CDS encoding ABC-F family ATP-binding cassette domain-containing protein, whose product is MITAHDVSLRIGARELLHGASFRIDAGMRIGLVGRNGAGKTTLTKLLAGEDGTSDVVQHTGQITRTGEIGYLPQDPRTGDLDQLARDRVLSARGIDTLQRRIRKAEEQMATATGAKQAKAMDKYVRLDAEFTASGGWAAQAEAARITAALGLPGRVLDQPLHTLSGGQRRRVELARILFAGAGTLLLDEPTNHLDHDSILWLRDYLKTYPGGFVVISHDVELLRETVTHVWHLDANRAVLDVYSMGWDAYLKQREADEQRRRRERANAEKKAGQLMAQADKMRAKATKAVAAQNMARRAERMLSGLEETRRVDKVAHLRFPDPAPCGKTPLMAEGLSKSYGSLEVFTGVDLAIDRGSRVVILGLNGAGKTTLLRILGGVEQPDTGAVIPGHGLKVGYYAQEHETLDLDRTVVENLRSAAPDLDDTGVRSVLGSFLFSGEDADKPAHVLSGGEKTRLALAVLVVSSANVLLLDEPTNNLDPASRAEILAALRSFAGAVVLVTHDEGAVDALQPERVLLLPEADEDLWREDYLELVTLA
- a CDS encoding non-heme iron oxygenase ferredoxin subunit, with translation MTAQHACDLTDLDPGEALRLELDGPDGAPLPVAVVRDEEGDYHAISDVCSHGQVSLSDGEVEGRTIECWLHGSTFDLATGRPLSLPATQPVPVYPVTLDGDHVLVDVDVTAAVG
- a CDS encoding metal-sulfur cluster assembly factor, with translation MSETLNPSPTTAADVEEAMRDVIDPELGINVVDLGLVYGITVDQNNEAVIDMTLTSAACPLTDVIEDQAAVALEGLVAGVRINWVWMPPWGFEKITPIGREQLRALGFNV
- a CDS encoding MFS transporter; this translates as MVQARQLRTIETAIPARMDRLPWSSWHWMVVVGLGTVWILDGLAVTIVGALGGRLTEQGSGLELTATQIGATGSAYIVGACLGALYFGRLADRLGRKKLFMITLAVFLVGSVLTAFSMNFWWFIAMRFVTGAGVGGEYSAIHSAVDELIPARVRGAVDLIIGGSYWIGTILGSLASVLLLNPEWFPLNIGWRLAFGLAFVMGFAILLVRRHVPESPRWLFLHGYEGEAERVTAEIERQVVESTGQELIPPRRTIRIKQRPPMGIGEIAGVVFRMYPKRTFVSLALFTGQAFLYNAIFFTYALVLTEIYGVAASNVGWYLIPFAVGNFLGPLLLGRFFDTIGRKPMIAGTYILSGVLLVITGVLFQNGTLDAMTQTVAWCIIFFFASAGASAAYLTVSEIFPMETRAMAIAFFYATGTIVGGFGGPLLFGALIQSGEPSQIFIGYVVGAAVMILGGIIQATMGVEAAQRDLEDIAPPLSATEEELSEPGEEADPYTLGRGQARGEAHTEPGTDPTETPRHRTPGGE
- the sufC gene encoding Fe-S cluster assembly ATPase SufC, whose protein sequence is MSTLEIKNLHVSVETNDGPKPILRGADLTLASGEIHAIMGPNGSGKSTLAYSIAGHPKYTVTDGQVLLDGEDVLGMTVDERARAGLFLAMQYPVEVPGVTVSNFLRTAKTAITGEAPALRKWVGDVKDAMTKLRMDPEFAQRDVNHGFSGGEKKRHEILQLELLQPKFAILDETDSGLDVDALRVVSEGVNRVHGQTGLGVMLITHYTRILQYIHPDHVHVFVDGRVAEQGGPELAERLEAEGYDRYLTTTV
- the sufD gene encoding Fe-S cluster assembly protein SufD, whose product is MTATTENLSTDHSRATADGAHAHGAGTHPESSRGDRRSSFALADFPVPTGREEDWRFSPVDRFQRIFASGLTGAGPTVTVQKDDAVRVERVGRDDPRLGVAGAPGDRAAAAAWESFGEATVVTVPRGHAGGRHTYLAVHGDEATAAAPAAQHLLVVAEELSESLVVLDHSGTAEVAQTVEVDVRDGAHLTLVSVQDWAAGTVHLAAHRVRLGRDAHLKHIVVTLGGDAVRVTTDAAFTAPGADVELLGLYFTDAGQHQEHRLFVDHAVESCRSRATYKGALQGTDAHAVWVGDVLIRKEAEGTDTYELNRNLVLTEGARADSVPNLEIETGEIEGAGHASATGRFDDEQLFYLRSRGIPEADARRLVVRGFFAELIAQIGVPLVQDRLMAAIEEELDRTMAAAG